The following coding sequences lie in one Panicum virgatum strain AP13 chromosome 6N, P.virgatum_v5, whole genome shotgun sequence genomic window:
- the LOC120677597 gene encoding lysine histidine transporter 1-like, whose translation MGTQPPENHSTAKDERSAREKAIDDWLPITSSRNAKWWYSAFHNVTAMVGAGVLSLPYAMSELGWGPGIAVLIISWVVTLYTLWQMVEMHEMVPGKRFDRYHELGQHAFGEKLGLWIVVPQQLIVEVGVNIVYMVTGGKSLKKFHDVICDGKCKDIKLTYFIMIFASVHFVLSQLPNFNSISGVSLAAAVMSLSYSTIAWGASVDKGKLQDVDYHLRATTTPGKVFGFFGALGDVAFAYAGHNVVLEIQATIPSTPEKPSKKPMWKGVIVAYIVVALCYFPVALIGYWAFGNKVDDNILITLNNPKWLIALANMMVVIHVIGSYQIYAMPVFDMIETVLVKKLGFPPGLTLRLISRTVYVALTMFIAITFPFFGGLLGFFGGFAFAPTTYFLPCIMWLAIYKPKTFSLSWFTNWICIILGVLLMILSPIGGLRQIIMDAKTYKFYS comes from the exons ATGGGGACGCAGCCGCCGGAGAACCACTCCACTGCAAAG GATGAGAGGAGCGCAAGGGAGAAGGCGATCGACGACTGGCTCCCGATCACCTCATCAAGGAATGCCAAGTGGTGGTACTCTGCCTTTCACAATGTCACTGCCATGGTTGGTGCTGGTGTGCTCAGCCTTCCATATGCCATGTCAGAGCTTGGCTG GGGTCCTGGCATCGCAGTGCTGATCATATCATGGGTCGTCACTCTGTACACGCTTTGGCAGATGGTGGAGATGCACGAGATGGTGCCAGGCAAGCGGTTCGATCGGTACCATGAGCTTGGTCAGCATGCATTTGGCGAGAAGCTGGGGCTCTGGATTGTTGTGCCGCAGCAGCTCATCGTCGAGGTGGGCGTCAACATCGTGTACATGGTCACTGGAGGCAAATCCCTGAAGAAGTTCCACGATGTGATCTGCGATGGCAAGTGCAAAGACATCAAACTCACCTACTTCATCATGATCTTTGCCTCTGTCCACTTCGTGCTATCCCAGCTCCCCAACTTTAATTCCATCTCCGGTGTCTCCCTCGCTGCTGCCGTCATGTCGCTCAG TTACTCAACAATTGCTTGGGGTGCATCGGTGGACAAGGGTAAGCTTCAGGATGTGGACTACCACCTGCgcgcgacgacgacgccggGGAAGGTGTTTGGCTTCTTCGGTGCATTGGGCGATGTGGCATTTGCATATGCGGGGCACAATGTGGTTCTAGAGATCCAGGCCACCATCCCTTCGACACCAGAGAAGCCGTCTAAGAAACCTATGTGGAAGGGAGTTATTGTCGCCTATATCGTGGTGGCACTCTGCTACTTCCCTGTTGCACTCATCGGCTATTGGGCTTTCGGCAACAAAGTGGATGACAACATCCTCATCACCCTCAACAATCCAAAGTGGCTCATCGCCCTCGCCAACATGATGGTCGTGATCCATGTTATCGGGAGCTACCAG ATCTATGCGATGCCGGTGTTTGATATGATAGAGACTGTGCTGGTGAAGAAGCTGGGTTTCCCTCCTGGCCTGACACTACGTTTGATTTCCCGGACTGTTTATGTTG CTTTGACAATGTTCATAGCCATCACCTTCCCCTTCTTTGGTGGATTGCTCGGTTTCTTTGGTGGATTCGCCTTCGCGCCGACAACATATTTT CTTCCCTGCATCATGTGGCTTGCAATCTACAAGCCCAAAACGTTCAGTCTCTCATGGTTCACCAACTGG ATCTGCATTATTCTTGGGGTGCTTCTGATGATTCTATCGCCAATTGGAGGACTCCGGCAAATAATAATGGATGCTAAAACATACAAATTCTACTCGTAA